In the Paenibacillus sp. FSL R7-0337 genome, GAACATCGACATTAATGAAAGCGTGACCAGCATTCCGCCCAGCAGCATATTCATGATCGAGCGTCTGGTGCCTTGGATAAGCGGGTCGGCGGTTCTGCGGGAAGAGATGCTGTACGCGGCGGCGCATACCATGAAGATAACCAGCAGGGCAAACAGCACATACTTAATGAACATAATCATGAACGGCAGCTCCTTTGTGGAAGACCCGTCAGTCAGCATTGCCTTAGCCGGGCACTCTGTATCCTGTGATTGTGATTTGTCCACTATTGTATCATGATTTGCGGCTCAGCTGCGCTTATACGGACTGATTTCCACCCAGATTTGCAGCACGCCCTCCATCACCAGCATGGTGCGGATTTTGACGGTGTATTCCTTCTCGCGGGCCAGATAGATTTTGCTGTCCAGCAGCAGGCGCGCCAGCTTGCCGTCGGAATCGATATCGAACATGCTGCGCCCGCGCAGCGGCTCCAGATCGCCCGCCAGCTTGCTGAGAACCTCCTTGGTTGTCACCGGGTCCAGCGCCGCCGCACCGTCCTTGACCTTACTCTCCTCGGTACGCACCTTAATCTCACGGATGACGGTGGAGGTATTGTTGTATTTTTTGAGCGTCAGAATGTCTTTACGGTATTGTTCAATCTCCAGCCGCAGATCGTGGTTATTCACCCAGAGAATGTTATAGCCCATATGATAAATCGCGTTGTACAGGGCGGCTCCCACAATCACCCCCAGCACAAACACAGCAGCAATCTGCGAGAATCGGCGGTAGCGGTGGAACGGCGGAAGTCGCATGTATCTTTTCACCCCTTCGCTTCTACTTGCCGCATACCCACTTGACCAGCTCGCTGCCCATATGAGCGCCCAGGAAAGCGAACACCAGATAGAGAATCTGCTTGATGGCCGGAGAGAGATTGCCTCCCAGCATATTGCTCTCAATGACCCGCATCGGGTCGATGGTTCCGCCTACTGCGGTAGCCAGTGCCCATATCTTAATCCGGTCTGCGATTTCCAGCATGGTATCGGTTGGCGGCTGAAGAGAGACGACGGCGCCGATTCCGCCCAGCATTGCTCCGCCAAGCACTATGCCGAATGCGATGAAGAAGTCGAGGACGGCCTTGCTTAAGAAAATATCCATAAAAAGCTCCCTCCTTAGATCAGGCGGCGGCCTGCCTTTGCCTGTCCATATGCTCTTAATCCATTCTATGGGCGGTTCCCCCTCTAATATGATAAAATAGTTTCATCTTATGTTTTGATTTGGAGCTGAAGGGAAGTGGGGAATATGAGCCCATTCGTGCATTTGCATGTGCACAGCGAATACAGTTTACTGGACGGGGCGGCGCGCATTACAGATCTCGTGCGCCGGGCCGGCGAATACGGCATGACATCGCTGGCGCTGACGGATCATGGTGTGATGTACGGGGCCATCCCTTTCTATAAAGCCTGCCAGGCGCAGGGAATCAAGCCGATTATCGGCTGTGAGGCTTATTTAACCGCAGGCTCGCGCCGTGAGCGGGGAAGCCGCAAGGATCAGCCGATCTATCACCTGATTCTGCTGGCGAAGAATATGACCGGCTACCGGAATCTGATGAAGCTGATCTCCATCGGCCATCTGGAGGGCCAGCATTACAAGCCGCGTATCGATATGGAGGCGCTGGCAGCGCATGCCGAGGGCATTATCTGCCTAAGTGCCTGTCTGGGCGGTGAAGTACCGCAGCATCTGCTGCACGGCCGGGAGGAGGAGGCGCGCAAGGCGGCACTGCGGTATAAGGATGTTTTTGGAAGCGACTTCTATCTGGAGCTGCAGGATCACGGGATTGCCGAGCAGAAGCGGGTGAATCCGCAGCTGATTGCGCTTGCTGAAGAGCTCGGCATTCCGCTGGCAGCGACTAATGATGTCCACTATATGGACAAGGAGGATGCCGAGGTTCAGGATGTGCTGATCTGCATCGGCACGGGCAAATCTGTGGACGATGAGGACCGGCTGAAGATCGGGACAGACCAGTTGTTCTTCAAAAGCGGGGAGCAGATGGCTGCGCTGTTTCCGCATGTGCCGCAGGCGATAGAGAACACGCAGCGGATCGCTGAAGCGTGCAATCTGGAGCTGACGTTCGGCAATCATATTCTCCCGGAATTCTCGCCTCTGCCGGAAGGGCTGGATGCCGCTGCTTATCTGCGCGAGCTATGCCGCAGCGGGCTGGAGCAGCGCTATGCGGATACTCCGCTCTGGGAATCGCCAGAGGAGAAGGAGACGGCTGAGAAGCGGCTCGACTACGAGCTGGGAGTCATTGAGAGTATGGGGTTCAGCGATTACTTCCTGATCGTGTGGGATTTTATCGCTTTTTGTCACCGCAGCGGCATTGTTACCGGTCCGGGCCGTGGTTCCTCCGCAGGAAGTCTCACCGCATACACGCTGAAGATTACCGATGTGGACCCGCTGAAATATAATCTGCTGTTCGAGCGGTTTCTGAACCCTGAGCGGATCACGATGCCCGATATTGATATCGACTTCAGCGACGAACGCCGCGATGAGGTCATTGCCTATGTGGTGGACAAGTACGGCAAGGAGCATGTGGCGCAGATCATCACCTTCGGTACGATGGCGGCCAGGGCTGCTGTCCGTGATGTGGGCCGGGCGCTGAATCTGCCTTATAACGAGGTGGACAAGGCGGCGAAGTTAATTCCGGGCCAGCTCGGAATTAATATTACCCGGGCGCTGGAGAGCTCGACTGAGCTGAAGGCGCTGTATGAGACGAACCCGAAGACCAGAGGCCTGCTCGACATGGCGATGAAGGTGGAGGGCATGCCGCGCCATGCTTCGACGCATGCGGCTGGCGTGGT is a window encoding:
- a CDS encoding YtpI family protein yields the protein MIMFIKYVLFALLVIFMVCAAAYSISSRRTADPLIQGTRRSIMNMLLGGMLVTLSLMSMFIFRGSTLNVVIEAAFLLLGLFNIFSGLRSFSYYSRMRSGS
- a CDS encoding YtrH family sporulation protein, whose product is MDIFLSKAVLDFFIAFGIVLGGAMLGGIGAVVSLQPPTDTMLEIADRIKIWALATAVGGTIDPMRVIESNMLGGNLSPAIKQILYLVFAFLGAHMGSELVKWVCGK